The Xiphophorus couchianus chromosome 5, X_couchianus-1.0, whole genome shotgun sequence genome includes a region encoding these proteins:
- the foxe1 gene encoding forkhead box protein E1 codes for MIMPVVKVEKESPADSGLPSSNPSPQTEDQQPRGRRRKRPLQRGKPPYSYIALISMAIANSPDRKLTLGGIYKFITERFPFYRDNSKKWQNSIRHNLTLNDCFIKIPREPGRPGKGNYWALDPNAEDMFESGSFLRRRKRFKRCDLSTYAAYVQETPVFSPVQITRSAAYSGSMYPNMAVNPAYGQQLPSAAYYPSSSPPGFAHGQTRMFSINNIIGHPASAGMLAGQGAEMMQQPGRSFSPEGLPNGSAACSLGTPGFQGQPCGGAVPSRSATHPGFTYSGPNGHPHHHAHQGSYGQGHSPGYASAGRIHAAAHGSAETVDHYGRASPVQLGSFSQYNSVAAGAVTNSGSYLRHPSYPGTMDRFVPAI; via the coding sequence ATGATAATGCCGGTGGTGAAAGTGGAGAAAGAGTCTCCGGCGGACTCCGGCTTGCCGTCCTCCAACCCTTCCCCGCAGACAGAGGATCAGCAGCCGCGcggcaggaggaggaagagaccTCTGCAGAGGGGGAAACCGCCGTACAGCTACATCGCTCTCATCTCCATGGCCATCGCCAACTCCCCCGACCGCAAGTTGACGCTGGGGGGGATCTACAAGTTCATCACCGAGCGGTTCCCCTTCTACAGAGACAACTCCAAGAAGTGGCAGAACTCCATCCGCCACAACCTGACGCTGAACGACTGCTTCATCAAGATCCCGCGGGAACCCGGGCGACCCGGGAAGGGCAACTACTGGGCGCTGGACCCCAACGCGGAGGACATGTTTGAGAGTGGCAGCTTTCTGAGGCGCAGGAAGAGGTTCAAGCGCTGCGACCTCAGCACCTACGCCGCGTATGTCCAAGAGACGCCAGTTTTCTCCCCGGTCCAGATCACCAGGTCAGCGGCATACTCCGGTTCCATGTACCCCAACATGGCGGTCAACCCTGCGTACGGCCAGCAGCTGCCCTCCGCCGCCTACTACCCCTCATCATCGCCGCCTGGATTTGCACACGGCCAGACCCGCATGTTTAGCATCAATAACATCATCGGACATCCGGCGTCAGCAGGCATGCTGGCGGGTCAGGGCGCGGAGATGATGCAGCAGCCGGGCCGCAGCTTCAGTCCGGAGGGGCTGCCGAATGGGTCCGCCGCCTGCAGCTTGGGAACGCCAGGGTTCCAGGGTCAGCCATGCGGGGGAGCGGTGCCATCCCGCTCCGCAACACACCCCGGGTTCACCTACTCTGGCCCGAACGGCCACCCGCACCACCACGCCCACCAGGGTTCCTACGGACAGGGTCACAGCCCGGGTTACGCTTCGGCAGGCCGGATCCACGCCGCGGCCCATGGCTCTGCAGAGACAGTGGACCATTACGGCCGGGCGTCTCCAGTGCAGCTCGGCTCTTTCTCCCAGTACAACAGCGTGGCGGCAGGTGCGGTTACCAACAGCGGGAGCTACCTGAGACACCCGTCGTATCCCGGGACCATGGACCGGTTTGTTCCCGCGATCTGA